The Gadus macrocephalus chromosome 13, ASM3116895v1 genome includes a window with the following:
- the LOC132470253 gene encoding coiled-coil domain-containing protein 106-like has product MNLFIFLQPKGKKKMSLKVPKNDSMTEVTKNDLDGPEVEGSSAPSRSSISSIGSGSISKVEFLEARIQWQEKIIKDLEQERNFLREQIMGKKKSSQPKVFTLEDDDEDDDGNMDEDDVIPPSSPNISESSDSDVVIQRRKKRWTQPPASATVAVLGKAHVRAKGPAEVISRYKKVLKSLSKVRTMTEAFRINGVDRGTIKMTAAIAELSIVDPETFKTLKYDPATETLQSFAKRCATHITPEKKSIIEDMKAKGQLLPLLMKY; this is encoded by the exons atgaatttatttatatttttacagcCTAAGGGCAAGAAGAAAATGTCCCTAAAAGTCCCTAAAAATGACTCGATGACAGAGGTGACCAAAAATGATTTGGATG GTCCTGAAGTTGAAGGAAGCTCTGCTCCAAGTCGCAGCAGCATAAGCAGCATTGGATCAG gATCAATCTCCAAAGTGGAGTTCCTAGAAGCAAGGATCCAATggcaagaaaaaataataaaggatCTTGAGCAAGAGCGCAATTTCTTGCGTGAGCAAATCATGGGAAAGAAGAAATCAT CTCAACCAAAAGTATTTACTttggaggacgacgacgaggatGACGATGGTAACATGGATGAAGATGACGTCATTCCCCCATCTTCTCCAAACATCAGTGAGTCCTCGGACAGTGATGTTGTCATCCAAAGACGGAAGAAACGTTGGACACAGCCACCTGCATCTGCAACTGTGGCTGTGCTTGGAAAAGCTCATGTGAGAG caAAAGGACCAGCTGAGGTTATCAGCAGATATAAAAAAGTCTTGAAAAGCTTAAGCAAAGTCCGCACCATGACTGAAGCCTTCAGAATCAATGGCGTGGACCGGGGAACCATCAAGATGACTGCTGCAATTGCAGAGCTCAGCATTGTGGATCCTGAAACCTTCAAGACCCTGAAGTATGATCCTGCAACTGAGACCCTGCAGTCCTTTGCTAAGAGGTGTGCAACCCACATTACCCCTGAGAAGAAGAGCATTATAGAGGACATGAAGGCCAAAGGCCAACTCCTCCCCTTGTTGATGAAATATTAA